A genomic region of Pseudochaenichthys georgianus chromosome 12, fPseGeo1.2, whole genome shotgun sequence contains the following coding sequences:
- the LOC117456405 gene encoding thyrotropin receptor-like isoform X1, producing MKSDLNVLFFIVCTVEVSVLLEYCPTGCQCDWDIYSVSCFGAEVIPPFHSSTREVWMVGTQLSSIPENAFSNLPNISHIQLTGIKTLSHIDQEAFKDLPNLKYLQLTGIKTLSHIDQEAFKDLPNLKYLGITNTGLTSFPGLQYIQSSQDDFILEIVENVFIQVIPANSFTGISENTLTIMLNSNGVKEIQRYAFNGSRLEEVYLHRNVDLERIDEFAFYGVIHGPTHLDLSETKVSSLPSIGMETIEKLQIKNTWALKVPPPFRAFLHLQSAELTFSSHCCGLKMLTRWRGQSEAVFCNLTRTALKSLQDSSQKYPVNEVYQHLKESSAPPAHGSRTHNHLYDSPTCPTEQAQNDGLFYVELPTEHLSEGFDFALCDELRTDTHRLLCTPLPDALNPCEDVMSRGFLRVLVWAVSLLAISANFLVMFILLTSRQKLSVTRFLMGHLAFADFCMGIYLLFIASVDLYTRSHYYHYAIAWQTGSGCNLAGTLSVFASELSVFTLTLISLQRWHAIFYAMRPDRKMRLRHAAVLMLIGWLLCLILALLPVVGVSSFQKVSICLPMDTETTAARTYVVSLLMVNVVAFMVVCLCYLHIYCMVHNPQHQSSRCDTTMAKRMAVLIFTNFLCLAPICFYGLFAALHQPLMTITDSKVLLVLFYPLNSCAHPFFYAILTKAFHRDILMLLSRMGLCQRQTHLYRSQQVNIYTDTMSPPLSGPHMPKCSVISRLREAPKRSCSSRFKKH from the exons ATGAAGTCGGAtttaaatgtactttttttCATTGTCTGTACTGTCGAGGTCTCTGTTCTTCTGGAATATTGTCCAACTGGGTGCCAGTGTGACTGGGACATCTACAGCGTGTCATGTTTTGGAGCTGAGGTCATCCCTCCTTTCCATTCCAGCACACGGGAGGT GTGGATGGTGGGGACTCAGCTTTCCTCCATTCCTGAAAACGCATTCTCCAACTTGCCCAACATTTCTCACAT ACAGCTGACTGGTATCAAAACCCTGTCACACATCGACCAAGAGGCGTTTAAAGATCTGCCTAATTTAAAGTACCT ACAGCTGACTGGTATCAAAACCCTGTCACACATCGACCAAGAGGCGTTTAAAGATCTGCCTAATTTAAAGTACCT AGGAATCACCAACACCGGGCTCACCTCCTTCCCCGGGCTTCAATATATCCAGTCCAGCCAGgatgattttatttt GGAGATAGTGGAGAATGTCTTCATTCAGGTGATCCCCGCTAACTCCTTCACTGGAATATCTGAGAATACTCTGACCAT CATGCTGAATAGCAATGGTGTGAAAGAGATCCAGCGATATGCCTTCAATGGGAGCAGACTGGAGGAAGT GTATCTTCACAGGAACGTGGATTTGGAACGAATAGACGAATTCGCTTTTTATGGCGTGATTCACGGCCCAACGCATCT AGACCTTTCAGAAACCAAAGTTAGCTCTCTGCCTTCAATAGGTATGGAGACCATTGAAAAGCTCCAGATTAAAAACACCTGGGCCCTCAAAGTTCCTCCCCCCTTTAGAGCCTTCCTCCACTTACAGAGCGCTGAATTGACCTTCTCCAGCCATTGTTGTGGTCTCAAAATGTTGACGAGATGGAGAGG ACAATCTGAGGCCGTTTTTTGCAACCTGACACGGACTGCGTTGAAAAGCCTGCAGGACTCCTCTCAGAAATATCCAGTTAACGAAGTGTACCAGCATCTCAAAGAAAGCTCTGCTCCGCCAGCTCATGGCAGCAGAACTCACAACCACTTGTACGACAGCCCCACGTGCCCGACTGAACAGGCTCAGAATGACGGTTTGTTTTACGTGGAGTTGCCTACAGAGCATCTCAGTGAAGGGTTTGACTTTGCTCTGTGTGATGAACTTCGTACGGATACTCACAGACTCCTTTGTACCCCCCTGCCTGACGCTTTGAACCCCTGCGAGGATGTGATGAGTCGAGGCTTCCTGCGGGTGTTAGTCTGGGCGGTCAGTCTGTTAGCTATCTCCGCTAACTTCCTGGTGATGTTCATCCTGCTGACCAGCCGGCAGAAGTTGTCCGTCACCCGCTTCCTCATGGGTCACCTGGCGTTCGCAGACTTTTGCATGGGGATATACTTACTGTTCATAGCATCCGTGGACCTCTACACACGCTCCCATTACTACCACTATGCTATCGCCTGGCAAACAGGAAGTGGCTGCAATCTAGCAGGAACGTTATCAGTGTTTGCCAGCGAGCTATCAGTGTTCACATTAACGCTAATCAGCTTGCAGCGTTGGCATGCAATCTTCTACGCAATGAGGCCAGACAGGAAGATGAGGTTACGCCACGCAGCTGTGCTAATGCTAATCGGCTGGTTGCTGTGTTTGATCCTCGCTCTGCTGCCAGTAGTGGGAGTGAGCAGTTTCCAGAAAGTGAGCATCTGCTTGCCCATGGACACTGAAACCACCGCTGCTCGGACCTACGTGGTGTCGTTGCTCATGGTTAATGTTGTGGCTTTCATGGTGGTGTGTCTATGTTACCTCCACATCTACTGCATGGTGCACAATCCCCAGCACCAGTCCAGCAGATGCGATACGACCATGGCTAAACGCATGGCGGTTCTGATTTTCACCAACTTCCTGTGTCTGGCTCCCATCTGTTTCTATGGCTTGTTTGCGGCGCTCCACCAACCATTGATGACCATCACAGACTCCAAG GTGCTGCTGGTGCTTTTCTACCCTCTCAACTCTTGTGCGCACCCTTTTTTTTATGCCATCCTGACGAAGGCGTTCCACAGAGACATCCTGATGCTGCTGAGCCGGATGGGGCTGTGCCAGCGTCAGACTCATCTCTACCGGAGCCAGCAAGTTAATATATACACAGACACCATGTCCCCCCCACTGTCCGGACCCCACATGCCCAAATGTTCAGTGATCTCCAGGCTACGAGAGGCCCCCAAACGGTCTTGCAGTAGCAGATTTAAAAAACACTAA
- the LOC117456405 gene encoding thyrotropin receptor-like isoform X2, with protein MKSDLNVLFFIVCTVEVSVLLEYCPTGCQCDWDIYSVSCFGAEVIPPFHSSTREVWMVGTQLSSIPENAFSNLPNISHIQLTGIKTLSHIDQEAFKDLPNLKYLQLTGIKTLSHIDQEAFKDLPNLKYLGITNTGLTSFPGLQYIQSSQDDFILEIVENVFIQVIPANSFTGISENTLTIMLNSNGVKEIQRYAFNGSRLEEVYLHRNVDLERIDEFAFYGVIHGPTHLQSEAVFCNLTRTALKSLQDSSQKYPVNEVYQHLKESSAPPAHGSRTHNHLYDSPTCPTEQAQNDGLFYVELPTEHLSEGFDFALCDELRTDTHRLLCTPLPDALNPCEDVMSRGFLRVLVWAVSLLAISANFLVMFILLTSRQKLSVTRFLMGHLAFADFCMGIYLLFIASVDLYTRSHYYHYAIAWQTGSGCNLAGTLSVFASELSVFTLTLISLQRWHAIFYAMRPDRKMRLRHAAVLMLIGWLLCLILALLPVVGVSSFQKVSICLPMDTETTAARTYVVSLLMVNVVAFMVVCLCYLHIYCMVHNPQHQSSRCDTTMAKRMAVLIFTNFLCLAPICFYGLFAALHQPLMTITDSKVLLVLFYPLNSCAHPFFYAILTKAFHRDILMLLSRMGLCQRQTHLYRSQQVNIYTDTMSPPLSGPHMPKCSVISRLREAPKRSCSSRFKKH; from the exons ATGAAGTCGGAtttaaatgtactttttttCATTGTCTGTACTGTCGAGGTCTCTGTTCTTCTGGAATATTGTCCAACTGGGTGCCAGTGTGACTGGGACATCTACAGCGTGTCATGTTTTGGAGCTGAGGTCATCCCTCCTTTCCATTCCAGCACACGGGAGGT GTGGATGGTGGGGACTCAGCTTTCCTCCATTCCTGAAAACGCATTCTCCAACTTGCCCAACATTTCTCACAT ACAGCTGACTGGTATCAAAACCCTGTCACACATCGACCAAGAGGCGTTTAAAGATCTGCCTAATTTAAAGTACCT ACAGCTGACTGGTATCAAAACCCTGTCACACATCGACCAAGAGGCGTTTAAAGATCTGCCTAATTTAAAGTACCT AGGAATCACCAACACCGGGCTCACCTCCTTCCCCGGGCTTCAATATATCCAGTCCAGCCAGgatgattttatttt GGAGATAGTGGAGAATGTCTTCATTCAGGTGATCCCCGCTAACTCCTTCACTGGAATATCTGAGAATACTCTGACCAT CATGCTGAATAGCAATGGTGTGAAAGAGATCCAGCGATATGCCTTCAATGGGAGCAGACTGGAGGAAGT GTATCTTCACAGGAACGTGGATTTGGAACGAATAGACGAATTCGCTTTTTATGGCGTGATTCACGGCCCAACGCATCT ACAATCTGAGGCCGTTTTTTGCAACCTGACACGGACTGCGTTGAAAAGCCTGCAGGACTCCTCTCAGAAATATCCAGTTAACGAAGTGTACCAGCATCTCAAAGAAAGCTCTGCTCCGCCAGCTCATGGCAGCAGAACTCACAACCACTTGTACGACAGCCCCACGTGCCCGACTGAACAGGCTCAGAATGACGGTTTGTTTTACGTGGAGTTGCCTACAGAGCATCTCAGTGAAGGGTTTGACTTTGCTCTGTGTGATGAACTTCGTACGGATACTCACAGACTCCTTTGTACCCCCCTGCCTGACGCTTTGAACCCCTGCGAGGATGTGATGAGTCGAGGCTTCCTGCGGGTGTTAGTCTGGGCGGTCAGTCTGTTAGCTATCTCCGCTAACTTCCTGGTGATGTTCATCCTGCTGACCAGCCGGCAGAAGTTGTCCGTCACCCGCTTCCTCATGGGTCACCTGGCGTTCGCAGACTTTTGCATGGGGATATACTTACTGTTCATAGCATCCGTGGACCTCTACACACGCTCCCATTACTACCACTATGCTATCGCCTGGCAAACAGGAAGTGGCTGCAATCTAGCAGGAACGTTATCAGTGTTTGCCAGCGAGCTATCAGTGTTCACATTAACGCTAATCAGCTTGCAGCGTTGGCATGCAATCTTCTACGCAATGAGGCCAGACAGGAAGATGAGGTTACGCCACGCAGCTGTGCTAATGCTAATCGGCTGGTTGCTGTGTTTGATCCTCGCTCTGCTGCCAGTAGTGGGAGTGAGCAGTTTCCAGAAAGTGAGCATCTGCTTGCCCATGGACACTGAAACCACCGCTGCTCGGACCTACGTGGTGTCGTTGCTCATGGTTAATGTTGTGGCTTTCATGGTGGTGTGTCTATGTTACCTCCACATCTACTGCATGGTGCACAATCCCCAGCACCAGTCCAGCAGATGCGATACGACCATGGCTAAACGCATGGCGGTTCTGATTTTCACCAACTTCCTGTGTCTGGCTCCCATCTGTTTCTATGGCTTGTTTGCGGCGCTCCACCAACCATTGATGACCATCACAGACTCCAAG GTGCTGCTGGTGCTTTTCTACCCTCTCAACTCTTGTGCGCACCCTTTTTTTTATGCCATCCTGACGAAGGCGTTCCACAGAGACATCCTGATGCTGCTGAGCCGGATGGGGCTGTGCCAGCGTCAGACTCATCTCTACCGGAGCCAGCAAGTTAATATATACACAGACACCATGTCCCCCCCACTGTCCGGACCCCACATGCCCAAATGTTCAGTGATCTCCAGGCTACGAGAGGCCCCCAAACGGTCTTGCAGTAGCAGATTTAAAAAACACTAA